The following nucleotide sequence is from Nothobranchius furzeri strain GRZ-AD chromosome 6, NfurGRZ-RIMD1, whole genome shotgun sequence.
ATTGAACTGAGGTTAATAATAGTTGCAGTGCTACTAATAGTTTGAGGATTCAGTCGTCCTTATCTGATCACTAACTAGTCTAACCATTTTTAGTATATAAAGACATAATTGGGAAGAAAAACTTGTGTATTTACCATAAACATAGATATTAGTATTCACTCCGTTTGCTAATGCAGTATTTTAACTTTgctacttaattttgatggttttaTAGAAAATGCATCTCTCCTGAAAACCAAGTGGAAGAAAACCTTAAGTGGTGAGTAATCGGTGTGATCATGTGACCTAGACTGCCTCTGTGCTCCCAAccagaaaactttttttttacatttatttattgttgGTCAAACATGTTTAGGTTTTGTTGGGCAGCTTTTCTGTGCAATGTACTCCTAGAAATTAACAAGTAACTTGTCTAAAGAATAAAGTAATTTAACTTCCAGAACCTCTGGCTGAATTTGTTTGAAGATTTTCTGTCTCTGAGGTCACACGTTTGTTTCCTTGGTTATGGCTTTAAATAAGATATTATTCTAGTAGAAGTAAatgattaaaatcttcattagtgTGGAATTCTAGCACCTTTTTAAAAAATCGTTGGTAGACTGCCCCCTACTGTTTGGGGGAGAATAATGTCACATGAAGTATTCCATGCATTTtttagcagtggttcccaacctttttaccCCTGAGGAACTCCAacccacctctctctctctctctctctctctctctctctctctctctctctctctctctctctctctctctctctctctctctctctctctctctctctctctctctctctctctctctctctctctctctctctctctctctctctctctctctctctctctctctctctctctctctctctctctctctctctctctctctctctctctctctctctctctctctctctctctctctctctctctctctctctctctctctctctctctctctctctctctctctctctctctctctctctctctctctctctctctctctctcccctcctctTTTGCATAACATCACAATTTTTTGTTACAGAGCAGTAACGCATGAATCTAAAACTGTCCACCTCAAAGCTTGATTCCCAATCCCCCATAACATTAGAaaattcaaaaataaataaaacaaacatcagtCAATATTTGGAAGAACAACCAGCTAAACTGAGAACATGTTAAATCAATATATATTTATTCTTACATTAAATGAAATCCACAAAAGCCCATTTTAAAATCTAAATAGCATCAGTAAAATATAATTACATCAAGAGGCAGGTAGAAGTAGCTGCCAATAAAATGTTGCTGACTTATTGCAATAAGAAGAAACATTTTCCCCTGAAAAAATCTCAGAATTTTATATAAAAATTAATTTCTACTAAGGATAACCAGATTAAATGTGATGATTTGTCCCAACCTTGATGGCAGGAACATGTTTACCATAAAACAACGTTGTCATCTTAAACAACAAAAGCAAACTGAGGCACTGAGGGCTTGTTGGTACATAAATACAGTGAAATGATAAGAGTATAACTGGACCTTTCATTATAAGTCCATTTAGTCGTGGGCTGatgaacatcaacaaaaaatattTAGGATTATTGTTGTCAAGCTTTGGCAGCTAATGTCAAACCCGGTGAGGATCAGTCCTCAGCTCGGGGGTTAGCTTGCTCATCAGTGAGGATGCTTTTAGCAAAAGTACAGACGGAATCAGAGTCGCTATCGATAGTGATAACAGCCAGTGAGCTCTTGGATTTTGGCGCTTCATGCTTGTGCCTTTTGGTTTTcttgtgtttcttcttcttcttatggtGATGCTTGCTTCGGTCGCGTTCTTCTCTGTTCTTGGTGTCTTCCACGCTGCAGCTGCTCCTTCTGGATGTTTTATGACGCCTTTCTTTgctctttttcttgtgctttgttGAGAACTCTGGGTCACCGTCAGCACGCGCGTCTTGGAGTAGGTCTTTGGATGAATCCTCCAAATGCCTGGTTTTGTATTTTCGTTTCCCACCTGGTTTGTTGTGATGGGACTTCCGTTTTGTTGAAGGGGAGCTGGAGCAACTTCTGGATTGGGACCACCTCCTGTGCCGTCTCTGTGAATCTCTACTACGGCTTCTGGAGCGAGAGTGAGAATACTTGTTGCTACTGTAATAGTAGGACTGTCTGTGAGTGTAACGCGTCACGCTACCGTTCTTATCTCGTCTGTAATGGCTGTACGACTGGTAGCTGTGGTCCCCGTCCTTTCTTCTATAAACTGGGCCAGACTTGGAGAAGTCTCTGCCACGGGAGTATGAAGAATCGGTTTCAGCAGACTGAGAACTGAGGCTGCTGTTGGAGTTCTCTGGACTTCTGCTTGAGAGCCTGCGCTCTCTACTTTTTGAATTTCTCCTTTTCCTCCGGTACTCTCGGTCCTTTGGTTTATGCCGATCTTTCACTCTATCTTTGCTGTCGTATCTCCTGTTTTTCTCGTTACTGTTTGGCTTTTTGGATGTTTTGTGCGTTCTGGAGGTTAAAGATCTTTCTTTTGAATCCAACTGACGATGGCGATCTGTTTCTGGGCTTTGTCCCACCTTGACAGAGCCGCTTCTGTGTGAAGCTGCAGGGCTACAACTGGTGAAACGGATGTGATGGGGCGGGAGAGGTGCCTCTTCAGTATCCTCAATCTCAGACTCGTTCGAGTCAGAGGAGAGGTGAACCAGCTCAGGAGTCCTCTCTGCTGTCGGTTTGACAAACCCTATGATGACACAGTCCTCGCTGTCAGAAGACACACGGTCTTCCTCGTTGCGGTTACTCTGAGGCACGCCAGCTGGGTTATGTGAGCTCTGCCGGTGTGGAGAAGCCTCAAACTCTTGCATCTCCTCCTCTGAACTAATATCTGAGTCCAAGTTCAAAGGTGTCATCGCTGTTGCTTCTCTCTGCTCGGCTGAAGTGGAATATGACGGTCCAGGCGTCTCGTCGTCCCACAGAGAGTGGCTAAGAGAAGTAGGTTCCCCTGGGGGATCCACTTCTGCAAAGGTATCCTCATCCTCCGAGATAGCAATCACAGATGAGTTGGAGCTGCTGCCTTCGTTTCCGGAGGGGGCGGGGCAGTCATAGACTGCATGTTGGTCATAGGCCTCCATATTGAAGGGGGATTTTGCAAAGCTGAGGAACTCGTGTAGAAAGTGCTCGGTTCGACCTTGCAGGAATGGTCTGAGCTCTCCCTGGATCGCTCCATCCTCCATATCATAACGCGTAATGCGTGACATGATGATGTGCTGAACTATATTGACCAAAGAGCCATGGGCCCCGTACAAAACCATCAGTTCTCTCTTCAGCCAGGGGACCAGTCTGTGCAGGCAGGCTGGATTTCTTCGATAAAACTCAGCAGAGGTGTTTCGGGACCGACCGCCATCTTTCACGCTCTGAACCCTCACACCCCGTCGGTACAGTTCCCTCCTGAAGTTTATCATCTCTTGCTCTCTGACACTGTTCACCGCCCTGCCTTCCCTCGCAGCTCGCCTCTTGGCTTCCAACCTCGTCATCATGCGTCGAATGTAATGATCTCGGTGCTGCTCCAGGGTCGGGCGTGTCGCGGCTTCGAACATGACTCCGTTGTCTGGAGGAGGAGAGGTTCGTCTCGTTGCTCGAACTCCAGTGAAAGTTGTTCGGTATCTGAACCGCACTCCCTCAAAATAGCCAAAAGAGGCATTCTCCACCTGCTGTTTGATTTCATACCTCTGAAAGTCTTGATCTGACTTCACGCTGTGATAGATTGACCTAAACGGCTGTTTGCAGAGCGGACATTCGGCCTTGTTTTTGGACCACTCCAAGATACAGCGAAAACAGAACTTGTGCAGGCAGCGGTCCAAGTGGGAAATGTTGTTGAATCTGTCCAAGCAAATGGGGCACTTGGAGTCTGGCGATGCCTCTCCAGACATCGCTTTAGAGTTTTTACCTCTGGCACTGTTCTGGTTGTGTTGCAGGGCAATCTGGACTGCAGACATGATCTAATGTGGAGAGAAGAAAAAGCTGGAGTGATCTTCAAAATACAAGCTCTTACTTTAAACACCAATAAAGCCAACCTAAGCAGGCTGATTGAATAAAACGCAGTAACTAGAACAGCAAAAATATATAAACCGCTTTCCATCTATGATTAAATTATGGAATTTATTTTATGTTTGAATCATTTATTCACTAAGTTCACAGGGCTGGTGTTATTACAGATTTACATAGATCTTAGTAATAAACAATGGAAAaagttgttgattaaaataaactATGAAACTTTTAAAGACTTGGCTTTTTAAACTTGCTTTGccttattttatttataattgtTGCTTGTTTATTTCCTCGTATTTTCTATTTTTACTGTGAAGCACTTCgtgatttttttctgcgaaaagtgCGATGCATTTAAAAGTTACGTTTCTGCCCCATTATGAAAATATGAAAATGAACACAAACAATTCTCGTTAACCTGAACAGATTTCTACTCTAGAGGACATTTATCACCGTCACAGCCCATATTTTGTCTTTTAAGGAGCTGTAACTTttggttgtctttcaaataaGTCAAAACTAACTAAACGGGACAATCAGAAAGACAACCTAAAAAGACATGGCTCTTATATTTGGCAAGATAATAGAAACGCAAGAAAACGTATTAAATATGTCTTTCGGCACATTTGTTGTGTGTTTTAGTGAATGCTGACGTTGTTACGATCCCGTTTTGATTTGATGAAAATTTAATGTTGGATTAGTTTGAAAACATAAACAACCTCAACAAATAGTCATAAAAATATTCTTAttcgcagaacaaagctaactgtaGATTATAGCTGGGTTTTTGGTTGAAGCTAGCACAAGGTGGCTACGTTAGCTAGCACGGTGCCGTTAAAGTTATGACACGACGGCAAGGAGTCCGTTAATGAGTTGTAAGATATTTACCTGCGACTttgacaaacacacatacacaccactgGCAACGAATTAGGAGTTTCCTTCATGAATAAATCCACTTTTTAGTAAACATCTGTCAGCTAGCGTTTCACCTCCTTTCCACCGGTTTCATAATTTCAACGTTCGAACACTTCCgctcttcaaaataagagcacttcTTTAGACACTTCCGGTTTTATTTATAACTCAAGTGAAAAAGTTCCACTAAAACCAGGCTTTGAGGATGTCTGTAAGACTACAATAACTAACAGTGTGATTTGATCTAGCATGAATGGAATTGAGACCGTTTAAAGACTATAAAACCTAAGATGCAAATTAATCCAATTCAATCACGATCAGTAAAAAACATGATTACAATTAAACAACTTTTCAGGTTCACACACACGAGGAGGGGGGTGAGTACTAACTGCGCAGAAAAGGTGCAGCAGCAGTTTCGACCTGCGAGTGTCTCTCTGCGAGGTAACGGTGCTAATTGCGACACCTCATAAACTGATTTATGACCGCCTCATAAACACCAatcatgttaaaatgttcatgcaaCATAATAATTTAAAAACCTATTAAAAAGAAAAGCTACACAAAACTAAATCTTATCATGAGCACAAAGTCCTGGAATAAATGATGAAATTCTTCCAGTTAAAACCCAACACCACACTCATTACAGTCAGACATGAAGAATTTTGTAATATTTTATTGTAATATACAGTTTTtacaacagaaaaacaaaaaaattaatcacatttttttttatttagtgatggCCATGGATCTCTGGGAGATCAGGTAACACTTCGCCAGTCTCCAGAATGGTGTCACCCTGTAAGAAAGGTCAATTAAACATCTCAGACAGCAAGTCAATGACGTCAGTGGTAGACAATGATTGTACCACATAAACAGAAAACAGCTAATTAAAATAACACACGTGTATTATTCAGAACTAGTATATATGCTATACTCACAGGTAAAAGCTTGGGTTTCGTCTCCACAATCCCATATGGTTTTGTCTGTGGAGAAAATGTACCTTTTAGCTAGTAATcctactgatcacacaaattaaACTTGAATCCATAAACTGAGTGAGACTGTCTGATTATAGCCAAGAAACAACTGAAGACACAGGAAAAAGTCTAGTCCTATCCTGCTTAATGGATGAGTGAAAACCAGGTGGAGAAACGTGCTACAAACACTGCAAAACTTTTGGGGAAACTTACAGCAACGTGATATTTCACATAGTAGTGAACAATCCAGCCAGGCAGGAGCAGACGTGTGATTGTGAAAACTCCACCTTTGTATGCTTTGTAGGTCtgcaagaaaacaaacaaaaagttaTAGAAGCATGTTTAACTGAAACTAAAAAAATGTTCTCATCACAGATCGGATTTTCCATCCACTTTTAGATTAAATTCAATATTTAATTAATAACATTTAAAGTTTTAAGCAAACTGGAGTTATTTAACCAGTCTTCTCTTAATTCACGCGCCAGTTGACAGAAGCCTATTCCCGCCACTAATTAAAAAAATTACTTTTTATCTCATAATTAAGAAATAAAGgtgttttatttttggttttatcAGAATGGCAGGAATGGGGTGCCATACAATTAGAGCATTACAGGGAGCTAAAGTCATGCCCATCTCCctctggaccacgggtccccagaagaataaAAATAGGAATACAAGTCAAAGGGGCTGAAAATGCAATTTTCTAATTCTGTTTGTTATGAGTCattgatttcacatatgatgtcagtgATTTTTAAAGACGCGCTTTGACGCCAATAAAGAGCTTATTTTCTAACgtgagggaaacgttattttaggttttttgtgaaaataagtccaggactaaaaATGTGCATTACGAAAGTGACgacattgaaccagacacggagaaaaacagggaaaatggctgtaagttcaacaaacttcaaatccttgcttcaggaggaaaaaaccaccataaatctggctatgTGGTAAATAACAGctccgctaggggagaggagattctgtggtgatgtcataaatGCGAAGTactgatgtctgatttgtagtgatgctaattatgaacttttacaagctggtaaatctcaaagtgcgtgactggcgtggtcaaaaacACCCATCACTAatgttcatttaaattgaagtacaacatatgtgcgacttagggcataaggcaaagcggattatacAATTACTCTTAGCCCCGTTGATttgcattaattaaaaaaaaaagaactttatTTGGTAAATTTACAAACATAGTACTTTCAAAATGTTGTGAATCCAAAAACTAAATTCAAAAGGAGCTatcttcgtcgtcgtcttcctccgcttatccgggtccgggtcgcgggggctgcatcccaactagggagctccagaccgtcctcttcccggccttgtccaccagctcctctggcaggaccccaaggcgttcccggaccagattggagatgtaacctctccaaagtgtcctgggtcgacctggaggcctcctgctggcaggacatgcccaaaacacctccccagggaggcgtccaggaggcatcctgaccagatgcccaaaccacctcaactggctcctttcgatccggaggagcagcggttctactccgagtccctcccaaatgtccgagctcctcgccctatctctaaggctgagcccggccaccctacggaggaaactcatttcggccgcttgtatccgcgatctcgttctttcggtcattacccaaagctcatgaccataggtgaggattgggacgtagatcgaccggtagatcgagagcctggctttctggctcagctccctcttccccacgacagatcggctcagcatccgcatcactgcagacgccgaactaatccgcctgtcgatctcctgatccctcctaccctcactcgtgaacaagaccccgagatacttaaactcctccacttgaggtaggacctctctcccgacccggagttggcaagccacccttttctggtcgagaaccatggtctcagatttggaggtgctgatcctcatcccagccgcttcacactcggccgcgaaccttcccagcaagagctgaaggtcagagctggatgaagctaggaggaccacatcatctgcaaaaagcagagacgagattctcctgccaccaaactcgacacactccacaccacggctgcgcctagaaattctgtccataaaggtaatgaacagaaccggtgacaaagggcagccctggcggagtccaaccctcactgggaacaggtccgacttactaccggctatgcggacagaactcacgctcctctggtaaagggactgaatggcccttaactaaaggccacccaccccatactcctggagcgtcccccacagaaagcccctggggacacggtcataagccttctccaaatccacaaagcacatgtggattggttgggcaaactcccatgccccctccatcacccttgcaagggtatagagctggtccacagttccacggccaggacgaaaaccacattcctcctcctctatctgagattcaactatcgatcggaacctccactccagtaccttggagtagacctttccagggaggctgaggagtgtgatccccctatagttggaacaca
It contains:
- the ndufb6 gene encoding NADH dehydrogenase [ubiquinone] 1 beta subcomplex subunit 6, which translates into the protein MSGYTPDEKLRFDQLVKLRRQWLKDQELSPREPVVQAKPPGPVAKFWASFLEPKSLWRLYTYKAYKGGVFTITRLLLPGWIVHYYVKYHVATKPYGIVETKPKLLPGDTILETGEVLPDLPEIHGHH
- the toporsa gene encoding topoisomerase I binding, arginine/serine-rich a yields the protein MSAVQIALQHNQNSARGKNSKAMSGEASPDSKCPICLDRFNNISHLDRCLHKFCFRCILEWSKNKAECPLCKQPFRSIYHSVKSDQDFQRYEIKQQVENASFGYFEGVRFRYRTTFTGVRATRRTSPPPDNGVMFEAATRPTLEQHRDHYIRRMMTRLEAKRRAAREGRAVNSVREQEMINFRRELYRRGVRVQSVKDGGRSRNTSAEFYRRNPACLHRLVPWLKRELMVLYGAHGSLVNIVQHIIMSRITRYDMEDGAIQGELRPFLQGRTEHFLHEFLSFAKSPFNMEAYDQHAVYDCPAPSGNEGSSSNSSVIAISEDEDTFAEVDPPGEPTSLSHSLWDDETPGPSYSTSAEQREATAMTPLNLDSDISSEEEMQEFEASPHRQSSHNPAGVPQSNRNEEDRVSSDSEDCVIIGFVKPTAERTPELVHLSSDSNESEIEDTEEAPLPPHHIRFTSCSPAASHRSGSVKVGQSPETDRHRQLDSKERSLTSRTHKTSKKPNSNEKNRRYDSKDRVKDRHKPKDREYRRKRRNSKSRERRLSSRSPENSNSSLSSQSAETDSSYSRGRDFSKSGPVYRRKDGDHSYQSYSHYRRDKNGSVTRYTHRQSYYYSSNKYSHSRSRSRSRDSQRRHRRWSQSRSCSSSPSTKRKSHHNKPGGKRKYKTRHLEDSSKDLLQDARADGDPEFSTKHKKKSKERRHKTSRRSSCSVEDTKNREERDRSKHHHKKKKKHKKTKRHKHEAPKSKSSLAVITIDSDSDSVCTFAKSILTDEQANPRAED